A genomic window from Nocardioides rotundus includes:
- the alaS gene encoding alanine--tRNA ligase: protein METAEIRRRFQAHFAENTSVGEHTVVPSASLLLDDPTLLFVNAGMVPFKPYFLGQESSPYTRATSVQKCIRTPDIEDVGKTTRHGTFFEMCGNFSFGDYFKEGAIELAWELITKPISDGGFGLDEKLLYPSVHVDDAEAVALWRKITGLPDERIIRLGNKENYWSMGVPGPGGPCSEILIDRGPSYGPDFDPAKIGPDMPTEIEDRLLEFWNLVFMQDELSAVRSKADFDIAGSLPKKNIDTGMGLERVAYLLQGVDNMYEIDVMFPVIQKAEELTGRKYGASAPDDVRFRVVADHVRSSMMLISDGVTPGNEGRGYVLRRLLRRAVRSMRLLGVEDPVLPELMPVSRDKMAQTYTTLNDTWGRISSVAYAEEEAFRSTLKAGTQIFDLATTEVKRSGGTMLSGDRAFALHDTYGFPIDLTLEMASEQGLSVDEEGFRRLMGEQRDRAKADARAKKGAHANTGAYREVADSLGAPVEFTGYDGTVSEGQVRGIVSGGSVVPSAVTGDEIELVLDRTAFYAEGGGQLADQGIIELGNGAQVEVVDVQSPISGLIVHKAIVRDGEVTVGTPAQGIVDVARRRSISRSHTATHMVHKAFREALGETATQAGSENAPGRFRFDFSSTGSVPTSVMEDVEARVNDVVLDDLAVHAEYMSQDEAVRSGAMALFGEKYGDTVRVISVGDWARELCGGTHTERSGQLGVIKLLGESSIGSGVRRVEALVGGDAYRFLAREHVIVNQLADALKARPEELPERVGSIVEKLRAAEKDLEKVRVQQLLAAAGALAEGAVKVGRVNLVAHRADGAGGGDVRTLALDVRGRLPQGEPGAVVVIGNADGKVSVVAAVNDQGQGAGVSANELVRAVGPLVGGKGGGKADVAQGGGSDASRIDEALALVSTEVARMAGA from the coding sequence ATGGAGACCGCGGAGATCCGGCGCCGATTCCAGGCCCACTTCGCCGAGAACACCTCGGTCGGCGAGCACACGGTGGTGCCGTCGGCATCGCTGCTGCTCGACGACCCCACGCTGCTGTTCGTCAACGCGGGGATGGTGCCGTTCAAGCCCTACTTCCTGGGGCAGGAGAGCTCGCCGTACACCCGCGCGACCAGCGTGCAGAAGTGCATCCGCACCCCCGACATCGAGGACGTCGGCAAGACCACGCGACACGGCACGTTCTTCGAGATGTGCGGCAACTTCTCCTTCGGCGACTACTTCAAGGAGGGCGCGATCGAGCTCGCCTGGGAGCTGATCACCAAGCCGATCTCCGACGGCGGCTTCGGCCTGGACGAGAAGCTGCTCTACCCCTCGGTGCACGTCGACGACGCCGAGGCGGTGGCGCTGTGGCGCAAGATCACCGGGCTGCCCGACGAGCGGATCATCCGGCTGGGCAACAAGGAGAACTACTGGTCGATGGGCGTGCCTGGCCCCGGCGGGCCGTGCTCGGAGATCCTCATCGACCGCGGCCCGTCCTACGGCCCTGACTTCGACCCCGCGAAGATCGGCCCGGACATGCCGACCGAGATCGAGGACCGGCTGCTGGAGTTCTGGAACCTGGTCTTCATGCAGGACGAGCTCTCCGCCGTCCGCTCCAAGGCCGACTTCGACATCGCCGGCTCGCTGCCGAAGAAGAACATCGACACCGGCATGGGCCTGGAGCGGGTGGCCTACCTGCTGCAGGGCGTCGACAACATGTACGAGATCGACGTCATGTTCCCGGTGATCCAGAAGGCCGAGGAGCTCACCGGGAGGAAGTACGGCGCCTCCGCGCCCGACGACGTCCGGTTCCGCGTCGTCGCCGATCACGTCCGCTCGAGCATGATGCTGATCAGCGACGGGGTGACGCCGGGCAACGAGGGTCGCGGCTACGTGCTGCGGCGGCTGCTGCGCCGCGCCGTACGCTCCATGCGCCTGCTCGGCGTCGAGGACCCCGTGCTGCCCGAGCTGATGCCGGTCTCGCGGGACAAGATGGCGCAGACCTACACCACCCTCAACGACACCTGGGGCCGGATCTCCTCGGTCGCCTATGCCGAGGAGGAGGCCTTCCGCTCCACGCTGAAGGCGGGCACCCAGATCTTCGACCTGGCCACCACCGAGGTGAAGAGGTCCGGCGGCACGATGCTGTCCGGCGACCGCGCGTTCGCGCTGCACGACACCTACGGCTTCCCGATCGACCTCACCTTGGAGATGGCCTCCGAGCAGGGGCTCAGCGTCGACGAGGAGGGCTTCCGCCGCCTCATGGGCGAGCAGCGGGACCGCGCCAAGGCCGACGCCCGCGCCAAGAAGGGCGCACACGCCAACACCGGCGCCTACCGCGAGGTCGCCGACAGCCTCGGGGCGCCCGTGGAGTTCACCGGCTACGACGGCACCGTCTCCGAGGGCCAGGTCCGGGGCATCGTCTCCGGCGGCTCGGTCGTGCCGAGCGCCGTCACCGGCGACGAGATCGAGCTGGTGCTGGACCGCACCGCGTTCTACGCCGAGGGCGGCGGCCAGCTCGCCGACCAGGGGATCATCGAGCTCGGCAACGGCGCTCAGGTCGAGGTCGTCGACGTGCAGTCGCCGATCTCCGGGCTGATCGTGCACAAGGCGATCGTCCGGGACGGCGAGGTCACCGTCGGCACCCCGGCGCAGGGGATCGTCGACGTCGCCCGCCGCCGCTCGATCTCCCGCTCCCACACCGCGACCCACATGGTGCACAAGGCGTTCCGCGAGGCGCTGGGGGAGACCGCGACGCAGGCGGGCTCGGAGAACGCGCCCGGCCGCTTCCGCTTCGACTTCTCCTCCACCGGCTCGGTGCCCACGTCGGTCATGGAGGACGTCGAGGCGAGGGTCAACGACGTGGTCCTCGACGACCTGGCCGTGCACGCGGAGTACATGTCCCAGGACGAGGCCGTCCGCTCCGGGGCGATGGCGCTCTTCGGGGAGAAGTACGGCGACACCGTGCGGGTCATCTCGGTCGGCGACTGGGCCCGCGAGCTCTGCGGCGGCACGCACACCGAGCGCTCGGGTCAGCTCGGCGTGATCAAGCTGCTCGGCGAGTCCTCCATCGGCTCCGGTGTGCGCCGGGTCGAGGCGCTGGTCGGCGGCGACGCCTATCGCTTCCTGGCCCGCGAGCACGTGATCGTCAACCAGCTGGCCGATGCGCTCAAGGCGCGCCCCGAGGAGCTGCCCGAGCGGGTCGGCTCCATCGTGGAGAAGCTGCGGGCCGCGGAGAAGGACCTGGAGAAGGTGCGGGTCCAGCAGCTGCTCGCCGCGGCCGGGGCGCTCGCCGAGGGCGCCGTCAAGGTCGGCCGGGTCAACCTGGTCGCGCACCGCGCGGACGGGGCCGGCGGGGGCGACGTACGCACCCTGGCGCTCGACGTCCGCGGCCGGCTGCCGCAGGGCGAGCCCGGCGCCGTGGTCGTCATCGGCAACGCCGACGGCAAGGTGTCGGTCGTCGCCGCGGTCAACGACCAGGGCCAGGGCGCCGGCGTGTCCGCCAACGAGCTGGTCCGCGCCGTCGGACCGCTGGTCGGCGGCAAGGGCGGCGGCAAGGCCGACGTGGCTCAGGGCGGCGGCAGCGACGCCTCTCGGATCGACGAGGCACTCGCGCTGGTGTCGACCGAGGTGGCCCGGATGGCCGGCGCCTAG
- the ruvX gene encoding Holliday junction resolvase RuvX, which produces MRHGTRLGIDPGDARIGVARSDPTGFLATPLETVRRGRGDTRRIRELVKELEAVEVVVGLPRSLSGGEGPAAEKVRRFAAAVARQVDPVPVRLWDERLTTISAEAILREQGRRGADRRAVVDMAAAVVILQHALDTERNTGAAPGEIVEASR; this is translated from the coding sequence GTGCGTCACGGCACCCGGCTCGGCATCGACCCCGGCGACGCCCGGATCGGCGTCGCGCGCAGCGATCCGACCGGCTTCCTGGCGACGCCGCTGGAGACGGTCCGCCGCGGCCGCGGCGACACCCGCCGCATCCGGGAGCTGGTCAAGGAGCTGGAGGCGGTCGAGGTGGTCGTCGGGCTGCCGCGGTCGCTGTCCGGCGGCGAGGGCCCGGCGGCGGAGAAGGTGCGCCGCTTCGCGGCCGCTGTGGCGCGTCAGGTTGATCCGGTGCCGGTGAGGCTGTGGGATGAACGCCTGACAACGATTTCCGCGGAGGCGATCCTCCGGGAGCAGGGCAGACGGGGGGCCGACAGGAGGGCAGTGGTGGACATGGCGGCAGCCGTGGTGATCCTCCAGCACGCCCTCGACACCGAGCGCAACACCGGGGCGGCACCCGGTGAGATCGTCGAGGCCAGCCGATGA
- the mltG gene encoding endolytic transglycosylase MltG, which produces MTNLTDEDYDEAVPPEQEPRRRRGTAGCIAVLVALAVIVGLGLFAVTQGRAFLEDLVGSSSGEDYPGPGKGRVLFEVSEGDSVAQIGRNLKAEGVTASVDAFLTEANQDANAEGIQVGFYELKKQMPAADALEVLVNPDNLMLAQVTIPEGLRVVDIVDRLVEDTDFPRKAYEKVLDNPDAIGLPDYADGNPEGYLFPSTYDIGPKDKPRDILTKMVDRWREAAEDANLEQRARAMNKTPAELMIIASLIEAEGRGDDMPKISRVIYNRLDGPGDKGGTNGTLGIDASNAYGLGKSGTTALSSEELAVDTPYDTRRKPGLPPTPIEAPGDAAIDAAANPADGPWYYYVTVNLATGETKFYEDYQGFLEGRDEYRAYCETSDAC; this is translated from the coding sequence ATGACGAACCTGACCGACGAGGACTACGACGAGGCCGTGCCTCCCGAGCAGGAGCCCCGCCGCCGACGCGGGACGGCCGGCTGCATCGCCGTCCTGGTGGCGTTGGCCGTGATCGTCGGTCTCGGGCTCTTCGCCGTGACCCAGGGCCGCGCGTTCCTCGAGGACCTCGTGGGCTCCTCCTCCGGCGAGGACTACCCCGGGCCCGGCAAGGGCCGCGTGCTCTTCGAGGTCAGCGAGGGCGACTCGGTCGCCCAGATCGGCCGCAACCTCAAGGCCGAGGGCGTGACCGCCTCGGTCGACGCGTTCCTCACCGAGGCCAACCAGGACGCGAACGCCGAGGGCATCCAGGTCGGCTTCTATGAGCTGAAGAAGCAGATGCCGGCCGCGGACGCCCTCGAGGTCCTGGTGAATCCGGACAACCTGATGCTCGCCCAGGTCACCATTCCCGAGGGGCTGCGGGTGGTCGACATCGTCGACCGGCTGGTCGAGGACACCGACTTCCCGCGGAAGGCCTACGAGAAGGTCCTCGACAACCCCGACGCGATCGGGCTGCCCGACTACGCCGACGGCAACCCCGAGGGCTACCTGTTCCCCTCGACCTACGACATCGGGCCCAAGGACAAGCCGCGCGACATCCTCACGAAGATGGTCGACCGTTGGCGGGAGGCGGCCGAGGACGCCAACCTGGAGCAGCGGGCTCGGGCGATGAACAAGACGCCCGCCGAGCTGATGATCATCGCCTCGCTGATCGAGGCCGAGGGGCGCGGCGACGACATGCCGAAGATCTCACGGGTGATCTACAACCGGCTCGACGGCCCCGGCGACAAGGGCGGCACCAACGGCACGCTGGGCATCGACGCCTCCAACGCCTACGGCCTGGGCAAGTCCGGCACGACCGCCCTGAGCTCGGAGGAGCTGGCCGTGGACACGCCGTACGACACGCGGCGCAAGCCCGGCCTCCCGCCGACGCCGATCGAGGCGCCGGGCGACGCGGCGATCGACGCGGCGGCCAACCCGGCCGACGGGCCCTGGTACTACTACGTGACGGTCAACCTGGCCACCGGGGAGACCAAGTTCTACGAGGACTACCAGGGCTTCCTGGAGGGCCGCGACGAGTACCGCGCCTACTGCGAGACGTCGGACGCCTGCTGA
- a CDS encoding shikimate dehydrogenase, whose amino-acid sequence MLGSPIGHSLSPVLHRAGYRAVGLDWTYDAHEVSSGELPAFLTRLDDSWRGLSLTMPLKREALPLAAVVSDVARAAGAANTLVRRDDGTWAADNTDVPGLVAALQERWPSPVERAVILGGGATAASALLALATTGCREFTLAVRDPGRAADTLEVAERLADPVDVRIVGLGDDAAADLVVSTIPADAQTPELLAAYAAVPVVFDVVYDPWPTPLVAANGNRVVVTGLDLLVHQAALQFTMFTGLPAPLREMRDAGRTALA is encoded by the coding sequence GTGCTCGGCTCACCGATCGGGCACTCGCTCTCACCCGTGCTGCACCGCGCCGGCTACCGCGCGGTCGGGCTGGACTGGACCTACGACGCTCACGAGGTTTCCTCCGGTGAGCTGCCCGCCTTCCTGACCCGGCTGGACGACTCCTGGCGCGGCCTGTCGCTGACCATGCCGCTCAAGCGGGAGGCGCTGCCGCTGGCGGCGGTCGTGTCCGACGTCGCGCGTGCCGCGGGGGCGGCGAACACGCTGGTACGCCGGGACGACGGCACCTGGGCCGCGGACAACACCGACGTCCCCGGCCTGGTGGCCGCGCTGCAGGAGCGCTGGCCTTCGCCGGTCGAGCGGGCGGTGATCCTCGGCGGCGGCGCCACCGCGGCCTCGGCCCTGCTGGCGCTGGCCACGACCGGGTGCCGGGAGTTCACCCTCGCGGTGCGCGACCCGGGCCGCGCGGCCGACACCCTGGAGGTGGCCGAGCGGCTGGCCGACCCGGTCGACGTACGGATCGTCGGGCTCGGCGACGACGCGGCCGCCGACCTGGTGGTGTCCACCATCCCCGCCGACGCGCAGACGCCGGAGCTGCTGGCCGCCTATGCCGCCGTACCCGTCGTGTTCGACGTCGTCTACGACCCGTGGCCGACGCCCCTCGTGGCGGCCAACGGCAACCGGGTGGTCGTCACCGGGCTGGACCTGCTCGTGCACCAGGCGGCGCTGCAGTTCACCATGTTCACCGGGCTGCCCGCGCCGCTGCGAGAGATGCGCGACGCCGGTCGGACCGCGCTGGCCTGA
- a CDS encoding prepilin peptidase has protein sequence MDPVWSGTAALAGALGGLAVPWLLRRLPDPAPEVPWAPDPEHAILAARRGLPLRCALAGLVSGGVLGVFLPAPWPLLLWLTLVPFGILLAVVDWHTKKLPRRVVLPMTAYALVVIAVVELAAGDSGTLVRAVVGMLVARSVIWLLWFIRSAGMGFGDVRLTALLGLLLAQVGVGEAVVGLYSAFLLFGIPGVLLAIVRRDRQVLRTAYPFGPFLLAGALVGVAVGAPAWRGLMGG, from the coding sequence GTGGACCCGGTCTGGAGTGGTACGGCGGCCCTCGCCGGCGCCCTCGGCGGGCTCGCCGTCCCCTGGCTGCTGCGCCGGCTCCCGGACCCCGCCCCGGAGGTCCCGTGGGCGCCGGACCCGGAGCACGCGATCCTCGCCGCGCGGCGCGGCCTCCCGCTGCGCTGCGCCCTGGCCGGGCTGGTCAGCGGTGGCGTCCTGGGTGTCTTCCTCCCGGCCCCCTGGCCGCTGTTGCTGTGGCTGACCCTGGTGCCGTTCGGCATCCTGCTCGCGGTCGTGGACTGGCACACCAAGAAGCTGCCGCGCCGGGTCGTCCTGCCGATGACCGCCTACGCCCTGGTGGTCATCGCCGTCGTCGAGCTCGCCGCCGGCGACTCGGGGACCCTGGTCCGCGCGGTCGTCGGGATGCTGGTCGCCCGGAGCGTGATCTGGCTGCTGTGGTTCATCCGCTCGGCCGGCATGGGCTTCGGCGACGTCCGCCTCACCGCGCTGTTGGGGCTGCTGCTCGCCCAGGTCGGCGTGGGCGAGGCCGTCGTCGGCCTCTACTCCGCGTTCCTGCTGTTCGGCATCCCCGGTGTCCTGCTGGCGATCGTGCGGCGCGACCGGCAGGTCCTGCGGACGGCCTACCCCTTCGGGCCGTTCCTGCTGGCCGGCGCCCTGGTGGGCGTCGCGGTGGGTGCGCCCGCCTGGCGCGGTCTCATGGGAGGGTGA
- the aroC gene encoding chorismate synthase, giving the protein MLRWLTAGESHGPALVAILEGLPAHVRVTSDDIADSLARRRLGYGRGARMKFEQDQVRFLGGVRHGESQGGPVAIEVGNTEWPKWERVMAADPVDPDELASLARNAPLTRPRPGHADLVGMQKYDFDEARPILERASARETAARVALGRVASNFLEQAVGIRIVSHVVELGGVSAPAGVVPLPEDVERLDADPVRVLDPDASAAMVERIDQAHKDGDTLGGVVEVVAYGVPPGLGSHVHWDRRLDSRLAGALMGIQAIKGVELGDGFRTAATPGSQAHDEIVPTDDGIRRVTGHSGGTEGGMSTGELLRVRAAMKPIATVPRALRTVDVTTGEEAVAHHQRSDVAAVPAAGIVAEAMVALVLADAVLEKFGGDSVAETRRNAESYLAALRHR; this is encoded by the coding sequence ATGCTGCGCTGGCTCACCGCCGGGGAGTCCCACGGACCCGCCCTGGTCGCGATCCTGGAGGGGCTGCCCGCCCACGTCCGGGTGACCTCCGACGACATCGCCGACTCGCTCGCCCGCCGCCGTCTCGGCTACGGCCGCGGCGCCCGGATGAAGTTCGAGCAGGACCAGGTCCGCTTCCTCGGCGGGGTCCGGCACGGGGAGTCCCAGGGCGGCCCGGTCGCGATCGAGGTCGGCAACACCGAGTGGCCGAAGTGGGAGCGGGTGATGGCGGCCGACCCGGTCGACCCCGACGAGCTCGCCTCGCTCGCGCGCAACGCCCCGCTGACCCGGCCGCGGCCCGGTCACGCCGACCTGGTCGGCATGCAGAAGTACGACTTCGACGAGGCCCGCCCGATCCTCGAGCGCGCCTCCGCCCGCGAGACCGCGGCCCGGGTCGCGCTGGGCCGGGTGGCCTCGAACTTCCTCGAGCAGGCGGTCGGCATCCGGATCGTCTCGCACGTCGTCGAGCTCGGCGGCGTCAGCGCCCCTGCGGGCGTCGTACCCCTGCCCGAGGACGTCGAGCGGCTGGACGCGGACCCGGTGCGGGTGCTCGACCCGGACGCGAGCGCCGCGATGGTCGAGCGGATCGACCAGGCCCACAAGGACGGCGACACCCTCGGCGGCGTCGTCGAGGTGGTGGCGTACGGCGTCCCGCCGGGCCTCGGCTCGCACGTGCACTGGGACCGGCGGCTGGACTCCCGGCTGGCCGGGGCGCTCATGGGGATCCAGGCGATCAAGGGCGTCGAGCTCGGCGACGGGTTCCGCACCGCCGCGACCCCCGGGTCGCAGGCGCACGACGAGATCGTGCCGACCGACGACGGGATCCGCCGGGTCACCGGTCACTCCGGCGGCACCGAGGGCGGCATGTCCACCGGCGAGCTGCTGCGGGTGCGGGCGGCGATGAAGCCGATCGCCACCGTGCCGCGGGCGCTGCGCACGGTCGACGTCACCACGGGCGAGGAGGCCGTCGCGCACCACCAGCGGTCCGACGTGGCCGCCGTACCCGCCGCCGGGATCGTCGCCGAGGCGATGGTCGCACTGGTGCTCGCCGACGCGGTGCTGGAGAAGTTCGGCGGCGACTCGGTGGCTGAGACCCGGCGCAACGCGGAGTCCTACCTGGCCGCGCTGAGGCACCGGTGA
- a CDS encoding shikimate kinase gives MSAGERAVETRPRVVLVGPMGAGKTTVAGLLGQAWGVAVRDTDHDVEAGAGRSISELFVDEGEAHFRALERDAAARALADHEGVLALGGGAVLDPETRERLAGHRVVFLRVGLSDAVKRVGLGSSRPLLLGNVRGTIKKLLDERTPIYESVATLVVETDGRTPDEVAAEIVEALDD, from the coding sequence GTGAGCGCGGGGGAGCGCGCGGTCGAGACCCGGCCGCGGGTGGTGCTGGTCGGGCCGATGGGTGCCGGGAAGACGACGGTCGCCGGCCTGCTCGGGCAGGCGTGGGGGGTCGCCGTACGCGACACCGACCACGACGTCGAGGCCGGGGCCGGGCGGAGCATCTCCGAGCTGTTTGTTGACGAGGGCGAGGCGCACTTCCGGGCGCTGGAGCGCGACGCGGCCGCCCGCGCGCTCGCCGACCACGAGGGCGTGCTGGCGCTCGGCGGCGGCGCGGTGCTCGACCCCGAGACCCGCGAGCGGTTGGCCGGGCACCGGGTGGTGTTCCTGCGTGTCGGGCTGTCCGACGCGGTGAAGCGGGTCGGGCTCGGCTCCAGCCGACCGCTGCTGCTGGGCAACGTGCGCGGCACGATCAAGAAGCTGCTGGACGAGCGGACGCCGATCTATGAGTCGGTCGCGACGCTGGTGGTCGAGACCGACGGGCGTACGCCGGACGAGGTCGCCGCGGAGATCGTGGAGGCGCTCGATGACTGA
- the aroB gene encoding 3-dehydroquinate synthase: protein MTEDATVLHVGGASPYDVVVGHDLLDRLPAMLGDEVQRVALLFPGALGGLAEPVLETLVEHYDVLALGLPDGEQAKSAAVAADCWEALGERGFTRSDAVVTVGGGATTDLGGFVAATWLRGVRVVHVPTTVLGMVDAAVGGKTGINTGAGKNLVGSFHEPAGVLCDLSLLADLPEAELVAGLGEVVKCGFIADPGILSLVESTDPATLTYDSGVLRELVERAIRVKIDVVVDDLTETGGADGHPGREVLNYGHTLAHAIERVTDYAVRHGEAVAIGCCYVAELAVRAGSLAPEVADRHRRTFSRVGLPTTFSGAAFDDLLAAMRVDKKTRGDQLRFVVLDDVARPRVLAGPPESALREAYDAIAVTDEGERT from the coding sequence ATGACTGAGGACGCGACGGTCCTGCACGTCGGCGGCGCGAGCCCCTACGACGTCGTGGTCGGCCACGACCTGCTCGACCGGCTGCCCGCGATGCTCGGCGATGAGGTGCAGCGGGTGGCGCTGCTGTTCCCGGGTGCGCTCGGGGGACTGGCCGAGCCGGTGCTGGAGACCCTGGTCGAGCACTACGACGTGCTCGCCCTCGGGCTGCCGGACGGCGAGCAGGCCAAGTCGGCCGCGGTGGCCGCGGACTGCTGGGAGGCGCTGGGGGAGCGCGGCTTCACCCGCTCCGACGCCGTGGTGACCGTGGGGGGCGGCGCGACGACCGACCTCGGCGGCTTCGTGGCCGCGACCTGGCTGCGCGGAGTGCGGGTCGTGCACGTGCCGACGACGGTGCTCGGGATGGTGGACGCCGCCGTGGGCGGCAAGACAGGGATCAACACCGGGGCGGGGAAGAACCTGGTCGGCTCCTTCCACGAGCCGGCCGGGGTGCTGTGCGACCTGTCGCTGCTCGCCGACCTCCCCGAGGCGGAGCTGGTCGCCGGGTTGGGTGAGGTGGTCAAGTGCGGCTTCATCGCCGACCCGGGGATCCTCTCGCTCGTCGAGTCCACCGACCCCGCCACCTTGACCTACGACTCGGGCGTGCTGCGCGAGCTCGTGGAGCGCGCGATCCGGGTCAAGATCGACGTGGTCGTCGACGACCTGACCGAGACCGGGGGCGCCGACGGCCATCCGGGCCGCGAGGTGCTCAACTACGGGCACACGCTCGCGCACGCGATCGAGCGGGTCACCGACTACGCGGTGCGCCACGGCGAGGCGGTGGCGATCGGTTGCTGCTATGTCGCGGAGCTGGCGGTCCGGGCCGGGTCGCTCGCGCCGGAGGTGGCCGACCGGCATCGCCGTACCTTCTCCCGGGTCGGGTTGCCCACCACCTTCTCGGGCGCCGCGTTCGACGACCTGCTCGCGGCGATGCGGGTGGACAAGAAGACCCGCGGCGACCAGCTGCGGTTCGTGGTGCTGGACGACGTCGCGCGGCCGCGGGTGCTGGCCGGGCCGCCGGAGTCGGCGCTGCGGGAGGCGTACGACGCGATCGCGGTCACCGACGAGGGGGAGCGGACATGA
- a CDS encoding type II 3-dehydroquinate dehydratase — protein sequence MRVLVLNGPNLGRLGRRQPEIYGSTTHAELADLCVGWGAELGLEVEVRQTNYEGEMVDWLNAAADEEIPVVLNAAAWTHYSLAIYDACAQLVAPLVEVHISDPKQRPEEFRHTSYVEPHATATVAGQGIEGYRQALALVAGRA from the coding sequence ATGAGGGTGCTGGTGCTGAACGGGCCGAACCTGGGGCGGCTGGGCCGTCGCCAGCCGGAGATCTACGGGTCGACCACGCATGCCGAGCTGGCCGACCTGTGCGTGGGCTGGGGCGCCGAGCTCGGGCTGGAGGTCGAGGTGCGGCAGACCAACTACGAGGGCGAGATGGTCGACTGGCTCAACGCGGCCGCCGACGAGGAGATCCCGGTCGTGCTGAACGCGGCGGCGTGGACGCACTACTCGCTGGCGATCTATGACGCCTGCGCGCAGCTGGTCGCCCCGCTGGTCGAGGTGCACATCTCCGACCCGAAGCAGCGGCCGGAGGAGTTCCGGCACACCTCCTATGTCGAGCCGCACGCCACTGCGACCGTCGCCGGCCAGGGGATCGAGGGGTATCGGCAGGCGCTCGCCCTGGTGGCCGGCCGGGCCTGA
- a CDS encoding VOC family protein gives MASVRTHLWFGDGNAVEAAKFYAENIPDSAVTRVITARTGPENAVAEVVEFTLAGHEVIGLNAGSQFHLDEAFSFYLRVDGQEEVDRYWDILTADGGEPGPCGWCKDRFGISWQVIPRELEELSGDYSTAANQRVCQAMLTMGKIDVAELQRAYDGT, from the coding sequence ATGGCATCGGTACGCACGCACCTGTGGTTCGGCGACGGCAACGCCGTCGAGGCAGCGAAGTTCTACGCCGAGAACATCCCGGACTCGGCCGTCACCCGGGTGATCACCGCCCGCACGGGGCCCGAGAACGCCGTCGCCGAGGTGGTCGAGTTCACCCTCGCCGGCCACGAGGTCATCGGTCTCAACGCCGGGTCGCAGTTCCACCTCGACGAGGCGTTCTCCTTCTACCTGCGCGTCGACGGCCAGGAGGAGGTCGACCGCTACTGGGACATCCTCACCGCCGACGGAGGCGAGCCCGGCCCGTGCGGCTGGTGCAAGGACAGGTTCGGCATCTCCTGGCAGGTCATCCCCCGCGAACTCGAGGAGCTGTCCGGCGACTACAGCACCGCGGCCAACCAGCGGGTCTGCCAGGCCATGCTGACGATGGGGAAGATCGACGTCGCGGAACTGCAGCGGGCGTACGACGGCACCTGA